The Macaca fascicularis isolate 582-1 chromosome 11, T2T-MFA8v1.1 genome includes a region encoding these proteins:
- the LOC102122521 gene encoding NADH dehydrogenase [ubiquinone] flavoprotein 2, mitochondrial translates to MFFSAALRARAAGLTAHWGRHVRNLHKTAMQNGAGGALFVHRDTPENNPDTPFDFTPENYKRIEAIVKNYPEGHKAAAVLPVLDLAQRQNGWLPISAMNKVAEVLQVPPMRVYEVATFYTMYNRKPVGKYHIQVCTTTPCMLRNSDSILEAIQKKLGIKVGETTPDKLFTLIEVECLGACVNAPMVQINDNYYEDLTPKDIEEIIDELKAGKIPKPGPRSGRFSCEPAGGLTSLTEPPKGPGFGVQAGL, encoded by the coding sequence ATGTTCTTCTCCGCGGCACTCCGGGCCAGGGCGGCTGGCCTCACCGCCCACTGGGGAAGACATGTAAGGAATTTACATAAGACAGCTATGCAAAATGGAGCTGGAGGAGCTTTATTTGTGCACAGAGATACTCCTGAAAATAACCCTGATACTCCATTTGATTTCACACCAGAAAACTATAAGAGGATAGAGGCAATAGTAAAAAACTATCCAGAAGGCCATAAAGCAGCAGCTGTTCTTCCAGTCCTGGATTTAGCCCAAAGGCAGAATGGGTGGTTGCCCATCTCTGCTATGAACAAGGTTGCAGAAGTTTTACAAGTACCTCCAATGAGAGTATATGAAGTAGCAACTTTTTATACAATGTATAATCGAAAGCCAGTTGGAAAGTATCACATTCAGGTCTGCACTACTACACCCTGCATGCTTCGAAACTCTGACAGCATACTGGAGGCCATTCAGAAAAAGCTTGGAATAAAGGTTGGGGAGACTACACCTGACAAACTTTTTACTCTTATAGAAGTGGAATGTTTAGGGGCCTGTGTGAACGCACCAATGGTTCAAATAAATGACAATTACTATGAGGATTTGACACCTAAGGATATTGAAGAAATTATTGATGAGCTCAAGGCTGGCAAAATCCCAAAACCTGGGCCAAGGAGTGGACGCTTCTCTTGTGAGCCAGCTGGAGGTCTTACCTCTTTGACTGAACCACCCAAGGGACCTGGCTTTGGTGTACAAGCAGGCCTTTAA